In Rhizophagus irregularis chromosome 12, complete sequence, a single window of DNA contains:
- a CDS encoding uncharacterized protein (SECRETED:cutsite_TYS-DL; SECRETED:prob_0.9092); SECRETED:SignalP(1-20), translated as MEIKYIIFLYFQLFIISTYSDLIPNNRVITDSNSTTDFNLVEGITYNIIHLKSGSILDSDGNKVCVSSASGPNQYWTLRKANNNRYNIINVNLGRNLDSNGQSVYTGDPRHNSIFNPYQHWVFKKIEDDLFNIDHVKSRNLDSNGLDVYISNNENDSKTNLFQQWLFEPSNYNLTAVVTDFEYPPNLKDKLDQYKTRTSLTSGNYTIENNANVTIEQWIDRTEVKINTYFLEIKKSESLTVSKNVGMSFNIGAVIFGILGINTGFTKGIRREFTSKYEKIYRESITEMVSYNIRQRIIVPPYNSVIVHSTVDKIVINLPFKAKIRITGKADRLDKNGKVISMADVEVDAIRCYLQKEDYNVKNITVEGNSLIIDTIGTMKVDGYGLETRIETIEIPHKDPKHKDPEQKDPEHEDPEHKDPKNESPDSPSIPYYFPYYYFFVLISFLPFISSILYFIVLNRSRSDYYPI; from the coding sequence atggaaataaaatatattatttttctttattttcaactCTTTATAATTTCTACGTATAGTGACTTAATACCTAATAATAGAGTTATTACAGATTCCAATTCTACAACTGACTTTAATTTAGTAGAAGGAATTACATATAACATAATTCATTTGAAGTCAGGATCGATATTGGATAGCGATGGTAACAAAGTATGTGTGAGTTCCGCGTCTGGCCCAAATCAGTATTGGACCTTACGGAAGGCGAATAATAATcgatataatatcattaatgtAAATTTGGGTAGAAATTTAGACAGCAATGGTCAAAGCGTATATACCGGTGACCCTAGACATAATTCTATATTTAACCCATATCAACATTGGGtatttaaaaagattgaaGATGACTTGTTTAATATAGATCATGTGAAATCTCGGAATTTAGACAGCAACGGTTTGGATGTTTATATcagtaataatgaaaatgattcCAAAACCAATCTTTTTCAACAATGGTTATTTGAACCTAGTAATTACAATTTAACTGCAGTAGTAACTGATTTTGAATACCCTccaaatttaaaagataaattggATCAATACAAGACACGTACTAGTCTTACAAGTGGTAATTATACAATTGAGAATAATGCGAACGTAACAATAGAACAATGGATTGACAGAACcgaagtaaaaataaatacttactttttggaaatcaaaaaatcagaGTCACTTACAGTTTCAAAAAATGTTGGTATGTCGTTTAATATTGGTGCAGTTATTTTCGGGATATTAGGAATAAATACAGGATTTACTAAGGGAATTAGACGTGAATTTACTTCAAAATATGAGAAAATATACAGAGAATCTATAACGGAAATGGTTTCATATAATATTCGTCAAAGGATTATAGTGCCACCTTATAATTCGGTAATAGTTCACAGTACAGTAGATAAGATCGTTATTAATTTGCCATTTAAAGCAAAGATCAGAATCACCGGCAAAGCGGATAGACTggataaaaatggaaaagttATCTCAATGGCTGATGTTGAAGTTGATGCGATTAGATGTTACCTCCAAAAAGAAGactataatgttaaaaatataacagTGGAAGGAAATTCTCTCATCATTGATACTATTGGCACTATGAAAGTAGATGGATATGGATTAGAGACAAGAATTGAAACGATTGAAATTCCCCATAAAGATCCCAAGCATAAGGATCCCGAGCAAAAGGATCCCGAGCATGAGGATCCCGAGCATAAGGATCCCAAGAACGAATCCCCTGATTCCCCAAGCATACCCTATTACTttccttattattattttttcgtacTTATTTCATTCTTACCCTTTATTTCctctattttatattttattgttttaaataggTCCAGAAGTGACTATTATccaatttaa